TGCATAAAGGAACGTCCATTTAGCGGTGTGTAGCCGCATTTGCGTGCTCACGTAAGTACGCACCTGCACATGCGCATACGTTAAGTgcacttttcttttctttttttctcccctcctaCCGCTAAAATAGGTGTCCAGCACGCGCACTCTGATCAACTCATcctttgtgtaaaaaaattttatcccCTCGAAGGTCCAGTAccactccttcttctccataTCACTGGGGGGGCgcaaaagtgggaaaaaaaaaaaaaaaaaaataaataaaaaaaataagtgtgGTCATTCACAGGGAGTTATTCAAAGAGGGTCACTCAAAGAGAGCCATTCGCAGAGGGTCACCCCCACTGCTGCCGCTCCCAAGTCGTGCATTTTTATCCGCATCAAAAagaaggcattttttttgatccCTCTCGTCGCTTTCGCAACTCTCATCGTACAACTCCTTGGGCTCCCTCAGATTCGCGCAGTTCACCCGGATGTTCTCGAAGAAGCCTATGCTGACTGCAAACGGGAGGAGGGAGTGCCATGTTTGCGGTGTGGtgtccccatttggtgtatcccccccaaatggctGCATTGCCTACCCTGGGGGGTATAATACATCACACGCGGGACACCACATgcgcacataaaaatatgtaactCATTCTACGCGGGCACCTCGCTCTGCCGACGTGTGTCCTACTTATAATCCCATTCGAGTCCGAGTTTTTTACGAAGCCCtcaataatttcattttcaaacGGCTGGAAATATACCAGCCGGAAAATCACGTCGAATCGAATCTCCCCTGTGCCCTTTAGAATCTCCCTGTTCTTCACCTCCAGTATGTCGTACAGGCCGACGCACAGACCCACATTTTGCAGCaccttaaaaaaggggaaagaaaaatatcgCAGGGGTTAGGTTCCTTTAAACGGTACACATAGAAACGGGTTTACCCCTTTGCTAGAAGAGTGTACCGCATAGCTTGGCTGACCGCTaaacgaggaggagaaaagtgtcactttttttttttttttttcccctcccccacacACTCCACTCCTTTGCTGCTCCCTCACCGCCGCCTTCCCAATCGTACCTTGTCGACGTACTTGGCC
The DNA window shown above is from Plasmodium vivax chromosome 9, whole genome shotgun sequence and carries:
- a CDS encoding RNA polymerase Rpb7, N-terminal domain containing protein (encoded by transcript PVX_090915A), translated to MFSLFRIEDVIKIEPHFMEEELKNVIEFLIRAKYVDKVLQNVGLCVGLYDILEVKNREILKGTGEIRFDVIFRLVYFQPFENEIIEGFVKNSDSNGIIISIGFFENIRVNCANLREPKEFDMEKKEWYWTFEGIKFFYTKDELIRVRVLDTYFSDPNEMRKDETTPSMSITGTVQQDGLGLVKWWN